DNA sequence from the Candidatus Izemoplasmatales bacterium genome:
AAGATATTTCTTGACACGGGCGCGGGCGTCGTTGTATAATATTTGAGCGCGTGTCCAGAGCACGCGTTGACAATGGGAGGACTCTAAAGGAGCCCGCAGACCACACACGAATTTCAGGAGGTGTCATTTCGTGGCAAGAGAAGTCAAGACAGTCGTCAAGCTGCAGATCGCTGGCGGCAAAGCCACCCCCGCTCCGCCCATCGGACCCGCACTGGGCCAGGCGAGCGTGAACATCCAGCAGTTCTGCTTGCAGTTCAACGAACGGACCAAGAACATGGTCGGCAGCGTGATCCCGGT
Encoded proteins:
- the rplK gene encoding 50S ribosomal protein L11; translated protein: MAREVKTVVKLQIAGGKATPAPPIGPALGQASVNIQQFCLQFNERTKNMVGSVIPVVITVYDDRSFTFITKTPPASDLLKKACNIQKGAANSKKETVATITRAQLRDLGAQ